Proteins from a single region of Methanotorris igneus Kol 5:
- a CDS encoding DUF3236 domain-containing protein, with protein sequence MENLIKKAYTQSIKNKRRGDEEEEVEAIKRIILNAKKIIIATNNQKKFKVISDILSRVVNAKIEMLNINTNCADLTRMPAVSKGLIAVDTEEADVVIARGRLGVPGSGSMLVIMDGKGRILSASLSPSSVVHKEDIETRIKKEIIDALKRVGIELKTDDLRKD encoded by the coding sequence ATGGAGAACCTCATAAAAAAGGCATATACCCAATCCATAAAGAATAAGCGGAGAGGGGATGAGGAGGAAGAGGTTGAGGCAATAAAAAGAATCATACTAAATGCGAAAAAAATAATAATCGCAACAAACAATCAAAAAAAATTTAAAGTAATAAGTGATATTCTCTCACGTGTCGTAAATGCAAAAATTGAGATGCTCAACATAAATACAAATTGTGCCGATTTAACAAGAATGCCTGCTGTAAGTAAAGGATTGATAGCAGTTGATACAGAAGAAGCGGATGTGGTTATTGCAAGGGGTAGGTTGGGGGTTCCAGGTTCTGGTTCAATGCTTGTTATAATGGATGGCAAAGGGAGGATTTTATCTGCCTCTTTATCACCATCATCAGTAGTGCATAAAGAGGATATTGAAACAAGAATAAAAAAAGAGATAATAGACGCATTAAAAAGGGTGGGGATTGAGTTAAAAACGGATGATTTGAGGAAGGACTGA
- a CDS encoding SAM-dependent methyltransferase HcgC family protein: protein MKYGITERVKTIDTKIKINDIIKHIVEKKAKAIKYFLEGEEFRQTVIFGAYLCGGYIAHSITDYSEEVILVDIQQHLKEFVFNKNVKFMEMNQFKLKMRTGEVNPDLVIDITGIGGISPDFLQKFNPKCLIVEDPKGCYDEYIYKADNTMERATVGEKIGILKTYRKSRISKTSGTMTLTIDTVMDSAREVLDLDGVLYVIPNLRYYEGIIFHEKNIHKFLDEVHMPALTISALEDVEEEANKILENNLSRIKSFVEKK, encoded by the coding sequence ATGAAATACGGCATAACTGAAAGAGTAAAGACAATAGATACAAAAATAAAAATTAACGATATAATAAAGCACATTGTTGAGAAAAAAGCAAAAGCCATAAAATATTTTTTAGAAGGGGAGGAATTCAGACAAACCGTTATTTTTGGAGCATACTTATGCGGTGGTTATATAGCCCACTCAATTACAGATTACTCTGAAGAGGTTATTTTAGTTGATATCCAACAGCATTTAAAAGAATTTGTTTTTAACAAAAATGTAAAATTTATGGAAATGAACCAATTTAAATTAAAAATGAGGACTGGAGAAGTGAACCCAGATTTAGTTATTGACATAACTGGTATTGGAGGAATATCTCCCGACTTCTTACAAAAATTCAATCCAAAATGTTTAATTGTTGAAGATCCAAAAGGTTGCTATGATGAATATATTTACAAAGCAGATAACACCATGGAAAGGGCAACAGTTGGAGAAAAAATAGGTATCCTAAAAACTTATAGAAAATCAAGGATATCAAAAACATCTGGAACCATGACATTAACAATAGATACCGTTATGGATTCTGCAAGAGAAGTGCTTGATTTAGATGGGGTATTGTATGTAATTCCTAATTTGAGATATTATGAAGGTATAATATTCCATGAAAAGAACATACACAAATTTTTAGATGAAGTGCATATGCCTGCTTTAACAATAAGTGCGTTAGAGGACGTTGAAGAGGAAGCAAATAAAATATTAGAAAACAATTTAAGTAGAATAAAATCTTTTGTTGAGAAAAAATAA
- the pheS gene encoding phenylalanine--tRNA ligase subunit alpha, protein MELHMDEKRLLKVFQETRKEIMDVDELSKHIEKEKIMRTALWLSGKELVDIIENKESIAILTEEGKKVLEKGLPERRIAKYLKENDLTSIPIKDLKNILDKDEINAALGNLKKKGIAKIEKGNIIFESLDYEDEEEILLAKLKENPHLSLYNEKERKIIENLKKRGFIKIDEKVERKIKLTEKGKEYIKNPIEIKEEITQLTREDIIGGRWREAYIRPYDVKIPVEEVYPAKMHPLTRIIREVKEVLISMGFKEIKSPIVETEFWNFDVLFEPQDHPAREMQDTFFLKYPTEGDVPEDLLKKVKSIHEDGTIDGVKVSEGWKYKFDENVSRRTVLRTHTTASSIRYLASLSEEEKEKPHKVFCIDRVFRNEAIDYKHLPEFYQCEGIIMDDNVTFDNLVGILKEFLNRLGFEKVRFRPAYFPFTEPSLEAEVYLEGKGWLELLGAGMFRPEVLEPLGIKKPVLAWGIGFSRLAMLKLGLNDIRDLHKNDLDWLKRV, encoded by the coding sequence GTGGAACTTCATATGGATGAAAAAAGATTATTAAAGGTTTTTCAAGAAACCCGAAAGGAAATTATGGATGTTGATGAACTCTCCAAACATATAGAAAAAGAAAAAATTATGAGAACCGCCTTATGGCTTTCTGGGAAGGAACTCGTAGATATTATTGAAAATAAAGAATCTATTGCCATATTAACTGAAGAAGGGAAGAAAGTATTAGAAAAAGGTCTACCAGAGAGAAGAATAGCAAAATATTTAAAAGAGAACGATTTAACGTCAATACCAATAAAAGACCTTAAAAATATTTTAGATAAAGATGAAATAAATGCAGCATTAGGTAATTTAAAGAAAAAAGGTATTGCAAAAATAGAAAAAGGAAATATTATTTTTGAGAGCTTAGATTATGAGGACGAAGAAGAAATCTTACTGGCAAAATTAAAGGAAAATCCACACTTAAGCTTATATAATGAAAAAGAAAGAAAAATTATTGAAAACCTAAAAAAGAGAGGATTTATCAAAATTGATGAAAAAGTCGAGAGAAAAATAAAACTTACCGAAAAAGGTAAAGAATACATAAAGAACCCAATCGAAATAAAAGAGGAAATTACCCAATTAACAAGAGAAGATATTATTGGTGGAAGATGGAGAGAGGCGTATATAAGACCTTATGATGTCAAAATTCCTGTTGAAGAGGTTTATCCTGCAAAGATGCATCCATTGACGAGAATTATAAGAGAAGTTAAGGAAGTTTTAATCAGTATGGGATTCAAGGAAATAAAAAGCCCTATTGTAGAGACCGAATTTTGGAACTTTGATGTTCTCTTTGAGCCACAAGACCACCCTGCAAGGGAAATGCAAGACACATTCTTCTTAAAATACCCAACTGAGGGGGATGTCCCAGAAGATTTATTAAAGAAGGTTAAAAGTATCCATGAAGATGGAACTATTGATGGTGTAAAGGTTTCAGAGGGTTGGAAATATAAATTCGATGAAAATGTTTCAAGAAGAACAGTTTTAAGGACACACACAACGGCATCATCAATAAGATACCTTGCATCACTCTCAGAGGAGGAGAAAGAAAAACCTCACAAGGTATTTTGCATAGATAGGGTATTTAGAAATGAAGCAATTGATTATAAGCATTTGCCAGAGTTCTATCAATGTGAAGGAATAATAATGGATGATAACGTTACATTTGATAACCTTGTGGGTATTTTAAAGGAATTTTTAAACAGATTGGGCTTTGAAAAAGTTAGATTCAGACCTGCATATTTCCCATTCACTGAACCATCACTTGAGGCAGAGGTTTATTTGGAAGGCAAAGGATGGCTTGAATTGCTTGGGGCTGGAATGTTTAGGCCAGAGGTTTTAGAGCCATTGGGGATTAAAAAGCCAGTTTTAGCTTGGGGTATTGGATTCAGTAGATTAGCAATGCTTAAATTGGGGCTTAATGATATTAGAGACTTGCATAAAAATGATTTAGATTGGTTGAAAAGGGTATAA
- a CDS encoding acetyl-CoA carboxylase biotin carboxylase subunit, translated as MFEKVLIANRGEIAVRIIRACKELGIKTVAIYSEADEHALYTSLADECYCIGPPPALKSYLNINAILNVAEKAGVDAIHPGYGFLSENANFARECIKRGFEFIGPSPEAIEAMGSKINAKKIMKKAGVPVLPGREEPIETEEDAVEVAEEIGYPVIIKASAGGGGMGMSVAYNREELIEKIESTKSIAKSAFGDATIFIEKYLEKPRHIEIQILGDKYGNMIHLGDRECSIQRRHQKLIEEAPSPIMTEELRERMGKAAIKAGKAINYYSAGTVEFLYSDGEFYFLEMNTRIQVEHPITEMITGIDIVKEQIKIAAGEELSIKQEDVVFRGHAIECRINAEDAINDFVPCPGKIRAYRSPGGPGIRLDSGVYAGAEIPPYYDSLIAKLVAYGRDRNEAIARMRRALSEYIIIGVTTNIPFHRAVMEEEDFIKGNLSTHYVEEHWDVLKDEMLKYAIEAKDMDKLFIEKVFQDNKKVAAIVGGLNAYISRIITNNNKEKDKYGGE; from the coding sequence ATGTTCGAAAAAGTATTGATAGCCAACAGGGGAGAAATTGCCGTAAGAATTATAAGGGCTTGCAAAGAGTTGGGCATAAAAACTGTTGCTATTTATTCTGAGGCGGATGAGCATGCTCTCTATACTTCCCTTGCTGACGAATGCTACTGTATTGGCCCTCCACCAGCATTGAAGAGTTATTTAAACATAAATGCAATATTAAATGTTGCTGAAAAGGCAGGTGTTGATGCTATCCATCCGGGTTACGGATTTTTGTCTGAAAATGCAAACTTTGCAAGAGAATGTATAAAGAGAGGTTTTGAGTTTATAGGGCCTTCCCCAGAGGCAATAGAGGCAATGGGAAGTAAAATAAATGCAAAGAAAATAATGAAAAAAGCGGGAGTTCCAGTGCTCCCAGGAAGAGAGGAGCCAATAGAAACTGAGGAGGATGCAGTAGAAGTTGCAGAGGAAATAGGATATCCAGTAATAATTAAGGCCTCCGCTGGTGGAGGCGGAATGGGGATGAGTGTTGCTTATAACAGAGAAGAGTTAATTGAAAAAATAGAATCTACGAAATCAATAGCAAAAAGTGCATTTGGTGATGCTACAATATTTATTGAGAAGTATTTGGAAAAGCCAAGACACATTGAGATTCAAATTCTTGGAGATAAGTATGGAAATATGATTCACTTGGGAGATAGGGAATGTTCAATCCAAAGGAGACACCAAAAGTTGATAGAGGAGGCTCCATCACCAATAATGACAGAAGAGTTAAGAGAAAGGATGGGGAAAGCGGCAATAAAGGCAGGAAAAGCAATAAATTATTACAGTGCTGGAACTGTTGAGTTCTTATACAGTGATGGAGAATTTTACTTCTTAGAGATGAATACAAGAATTCAGGTAGAGCATCCAATAACAGAAATGATAACTGGAATAGATATTGTAAAAGAGCAGATAAAGATTGCTGCGGGGGAGGAACTATCAATTAAACAGGAAGATGTTGTATTTAGAGGGCATGCGATAGAGTGTAGGATAAATGCAGAGGATGCTATAAATGACTTCGTTCCATGTCCAGGAAAGATTAGGGCTTACAGATCCCCAGGAGGGCCTGGAATTAGGTTAGATAGTGGAGTTTATGCAGGAGCTGAGATACCCCCATACTATGATTCGTTAATAGCAAAACTTGTAGCGTATGGAAGAGATAGAAATGAGGCTATTGCAAGGATGAGGAGGGCATTATCTGAATATATAATTATTGGAGTTACTACAAACATTCCATTCCATAGAGCTGTGATGGAAGAAGAGGACTTTATAAAAGGAAATCTCTCAACTCACTACGTTGAGGAGCACTGGGATGTCTTAAAAGATGAGATGCTTAAATATGCAATAGAAGCAAAAGATATGGATAAATTATTCATTGAGAAAGTATTCCAAGACAATAAGAAAGTTGCAGCAATCGTTGGGGGGTTAAATGCATATATATCCCGTATTATAACCAATAATAACAAAGAAAAAGATAAATATGGAGGGGAATAA
- the hemC gene encoding hydroxymethylbilane synthase has translation MKVIIGTRGSKLALAQTYQVADLLKSEGVETEIKIIKTVGDKVQNKTLSELGIGVFTKELDLAMLNNEIDIAVHSLKDVPTVWNENLIIAATPKRESYHDLIIWNKDNEKVEEFLNGKCKAVVGTSSIRRKEFLKIMYPNIEIKLLRGNVDTRLNKLRNKEYDAIILAEAGINRLKINLNEEFNFKRLDILPSPAQGAIGIAARKDDGEIIDILKKINDKKTFLEVTAERFALREYGGGCQAPFGALAKYDEKLGKLELECAIVENGKIKRERREICCGVDDIECAKKLGMEVGRLLKQ, from the coding sequence TTGAAGGTAATTATTGGGACGAGAGGAAGTAAGTTAGCATTAGCTCAAACATACCAAGTTGCCGATTTACTAAAAAGTGAAGGGGTAGAAACTGAGATTAAAATAATAAAAACTGTTGGAGATAAGGTTCAAAATAAGACACTTTCTGAATTGGGAATAGGAGTTTTTACAAAGGAACTTGATTTGGCAATGTTAAATAACGAAATAGATATAGCAGTTCATAGTTTAAAAGACGTCCCAACTGTATGGAATGAGAATTTAATAATTGCCGCAACGCCTAAGAGGGAAAGCTATCATGATTTGATTATTTGGAATAAAGACAATGAAAAGGTTGAGGAATTTTTGAATGGAAAATGCAAGGCTGTAGTTGGAACATCAAGCATAAGAAGGAAAGAATTTTTAAAGATAATGTATCCAAACATTGAGATAAAACTTTTGAGGGGGAATGTCGATACTCGTTTGAATAAGTTAAGAAATAAGGAATATGATGCCATTATCTTAGCAGAGGCAGGGATAAATAGGCTTAAAATAAATTTAAATGAGGAATTTAACTTTAAGAGATTGGACATATTGCCATCTCCTGCCCAAGGAGCCATAGGCATAGCTGCAAGGAAGGATGATGGGGAAATTATAGATATCCTAAAAAAGATAAACGATAAAAAAACTTTCTTAGAAGTTACTGCAGAGAGGTTTGCTTTAAGAGAGTATGGTGGAGGTTGTCAAGCTCCATTTGGGGCTCTTGCAAAATACGATGAAAAATTAGGAAAGTTAGAACTTGAATGTGCCATTGTAGAGAATGGAAAAATTAAAAGAGAAAGAAGAGAAATTTGTTGTGGTGTTGATGACATAGAATGTGCAAAAAAACTTGGTATGGAAGTTGGGAGGTTATTGAAACAATAA
- a CDS encoding transposase — MSGRKTKRKGYWKAYDKRFKIFNIKYTYDFVSFIINILLPYKEKRKVGRPLAISYNEYIATLIIKHIFRISLRDLETLSDYLHKKHIDSSTYGKAFQRIKISDLTKIIVGLHLIIANSLKSSVIIYIADSTGVHLLRVYCERIRVVNNEIKKVKYRVFDKMHVLACYYKDYGLISIVMVKWDNGYSSDSKNLLKMIKSLDFVKGAIILLDGGYDDEDLLRELLSIDLIPIVKTKEFKWDYGISKIRKKVKKLFDKKLYKIRGVIEAIFGGLKTKFRLTLNEKLPESRCRATLAVAIVHNILTLMRVISIRE, encoded by the coding sequence ATGAGCGGCAGAAAAACCAAAAGAAAAGGATACTGGAAAGCCTACGATAAGAGGTTTAAGATATTCAATATTAAGTACACTTATGATTTTGTTTCATTTATTATAAATATTTTACTTCCATATAAAGAAAAACGCAAAGTAGGAAGGCCTTTAGCTATAAGTTACAATGAATATATAGCTACTCTAATAATAAAACACATTTTTAGAATTAGTTTAAGAGATTTAGAAACTCTTTCCGATTATTTACATAAAAAGCATATAGATAGCTCCACATACGGAAAAGCTTTTCAGAGGATTAAAATAAGCGATTTAACTAAAATAATCGTTGGATTACACTTAATTATTGCTAATTCGTTAAAATCATCGGTTATAATTTACATAGCTGATTCCACTGGAGTCCATTTATTAAGAGTGTATTGTGAAAGAATCAGAGTTGTGAATAATGAAATAAAAAAGGTAAAGTATCGGGTTTTTGACAAAATGCACGTATTAGCTTGCTATTATAAAGATTATGGATTAATTTCGATTGTTATGGTAAAATGGGATAATGGATATAGTTCAGACAGTAAAAACTTACTAAAAATGATAAAATCTTTAGATTTTGTGAAAGGTGCGATAATATTGTTGGATGGTGGTTACGATGATGAAGATTTACTTAGAGAGTTGTTATCCATAGACCTCATTCCAATAGTTAAAACAAAAGAGTTTAAATGGGATTACGGTATTTCTAAAATCAGAAAGAAAGTTAAAAAATTGTTTGATAAGAAACTGTATAAAATTAGAGGGGTAATAGAAGCGATATTTGGAGGGCTAAAAACTAAATTTAGATTAACTCTAAATGAAAAACTACCTGAAAGTAGATGTAGAGCTACTTTAGCAGTAGCAATCGTTCATAATATTTTAACACTAATGAGAGTTATTAGTATTAGAGAGTAA
- a CDS encoding TIGR01212 family radical SAM protein (This family includes YhcC from E. coli K-12, an uncharacterized radical SAM protein.), whose amino-acid sequence MIDKSIIDEMYREGYRVAQYGIYTKKSKPYKTFKIPVDAGFSCPNKNNDDSGCIFCPKMGRPIAVKYCNIKYPLKEQIEMQMKKQKSKGIEKFYIYFYPGTNTYADLETLKELWDLALSYDDVIGLSIGTRPDCLEKEKLDILEEYVKEGYEIWIDLGIQTMHQKTLELLNRKHNVSDTIRAIKECKKRNILVCGHVILGLPNETWSEMMETARILSILEVDALKIYPLVVVKNTKLEEMYWRGEYRALDEKQYINLVCDFLEHLSPYVLIQRISKDKVPEDIKVSPEWSLSRLRILNEVNKELERRNSRQGAKYNL is encoded by the coding sequence ATGATTGACAAAAGTATCATTGATGAGATGTATAGGGAGGGTTATAGGGTTGCCCAATATGGTATATACACAAAAAAGTCAAAACCCTACAAAACTTTCAAAATTCCTGTTGATGCGGGGTTCAGTTGTCCAAATAAAAACAATGATGATAGTGGATGCATATTTTGCCCAAAAATGGGTAGACCTATTGCTGTTAAATATTGTAACATAAAATATCCACTAAAAGAGCAGATTGAAATGCAAATGAAAAAACAAAAAAGTAAAGGCATAGAAAAATTTTACATCTACTTTTACCCAGGAACTAACACATATGCTGATTTAGAAACACTAAAAGAACTTTGGGATCTTGCATTATCTTATGATGATGTTATTGGATTATCTATTGGAACAAGGCCAGATTGCTTAGAAAAGGAAAAATTGGATATTTTGGAGGAGTATGTTAAGGAAGGTTATGAAATTTGGATTGATTTAGGTATTCAAACCATGCACCAAAAAACACTTGAGCTTTTAAATAGAAAACATAATGTCTCAGATACAATAAGGGCAATAAAAGAATGTAAAAAAAGGAATATTTTGGTCTGTGGTCATGTAATCTTAGGTCTCCCAAATGAAACATGGAGCGAAATGATGGAAACAGCAAGGATTTTGTCTATTCTTGAAGTGGATGCATTAAAAATTTACCCTCTTGTTGTTGTAAAAAACACAAAATTAGAGGAGATGTATTGGAGAGGGGAATATAGGGCTCTTGATGAGAAACAATACATCAACTTAGTTTGTGACTTTTTGGAACATCTTTCCCCTTATGTTTTAATTCAAAGAATTTCGAAAGATAAGGTTCCAGAAGATATAAAAGTGTCACCTGAATGGTCTTTGAGTAGATTGAGGATATTAAATGAAGTAAATAAGGAGTTAGAAAGAAGAAACAGCAGACAAGGAGCAAAATACAACCTATAA
- the oadA gene encoding sodium-extruding oxaloacetate decarboxylase subunit alpha, with translation MVKITDTTFRDAHQSLMATRMRTEDMLPIAEKMDEVGFHSIEAWGGATFDACIRYLNEDPWERLRALKKRIQNTPLQMLLRGQNLVGYRHYPDDIVEKFVQKSAENGIDIFRIFDALNDIRNMETAIKAAKKCDAHVQGAICYTISPVHTIDQYVELAKKLEELGCDSICIKDMAGLLRPFEAKELITRLKEEVSVPIQLHSHCTSGIAPMTYFAAIEAGVDVVDCAMSPFAMGTSQPPTESIVAALKGTKYDTGLDLKLLEEIRKYFEKVREKYKCLINPISERVDARILLYQVPGGMLSNLVSQLKEQNALDKFEEVLEEIPKVRKDLGYPPLVTPTSQIVGTQAVMNVLTEERYKIVTNEVVNYVKGFYGKPPAPISKELMKRVLEEGEKPITCRPADLLEPEYEKRKKEALEKGIVKKEEDILTYALYPQIAVKFLRGELKAEPIPKEKEVSKFMEVPTEYVVEVNGEIFNVKIEPVWGSELKEKEKKETITAETEGAVLSPFRGMITKIKVKEGDTVKKGDVIAILEAMKMENPIESPVDGKVEKILVHEGQSVNVGDVIMIIK, from the coding sequence ATGGTAAAGATAACTGATACTACTTTTAGGGATGCACATCAATCGTTAATGGCTACAAGAATGAGAACAGAGGATATGCTTCCTATTGCCGAGAAGATGGATGAAGTTGGATTCCATTCTATTGAGGCTTGGGGTGGTGCAACATTTGATGCATGTATTAGATACTTAAATGAGGATCCTTGGGAAAGATTGAGGGCATTAAAAAAGAGGATTCAAAACACTCCTTTGCAGATGCTTTTAAGAGGACAGAACTTAGTTGGATACAGACACTATCCAGATGACATTGTAGAGAAGTTTGTCCAAAAATCAGCAGAGAATGGGATTGATATTTTTAGGATATTTGATGCGTTAAATGACATAAGAAACATGGAAACTGCAATAAAAGCTGCAAAGAAATGTGATGCTCACGTCCAAGGGGCTATTTGTTACACCATAAGCCCAGTTCATACAATAGATCAATATGTAGAACTTGCAAAAAAGTTGGAAGAACTTGGATGTGATTCTATATGTATAAAGGACATGGCTGGGCTTTTAAGACCATTTGAAGCAAAAGAATTAATTACAAGATTAAAAGAGGAAGTTTCAGTTCCTATTCAATTGCACAGCCACTGCACAAGTGGAATAGCCCCAATGACATACTTTGCTGCTATTGAGGCAGGAGTTGATGTAGTAGATTGTGCAATGTCCCCATTTGCAATGGGAACTTCCCAACCACCAACAGAAAGTATTGTTGCTGCATTAAAAGGAACTAAATACGACACTGGATTGGATTTGAAGTTGTTGGAGGAAATTAGGAAATACTTCGAGAAAGTTAGGGAAAAATACAAGTGTTTAATAAACCCAATCTCAGAGAGAGTAGATGCAAGAATCTTGCTTTACCAAGTTCCTGGTGGAATGTTGTCAAACCTCGTCTCCCAATTAAAAGAACAGAATGCATTAGATAAGTTTGAAGAAGTTTTAGAGGAAATTCCAAAAGTTAGGAAAGATCTTGGTTATCCACCACTTGTAACTCCAACATCTCAAATTGTTGGAACTCAGGCAGTTATGAACGTTTTAACTGAAGAAAGGTATAAAATCGTTACAAATGAAGTTGTAAACTATGTCAAGGGGTTCTATGGAAAACCACCAGCTCCAATAAGCAAAGAATTGATGAAGAGGGTTTTAGAAGAAGGGGAGAAGCCAATAACATGCAGACCTGCGGATTTACTAGAGCCAGAATACGAGAAGAGAAAGAAAGAGGCATTAGAAAAAGGTATTGTAAAGAAGGAAGAAGATATTTTAACTTACGCGTTATACCCACAAATTGCTGTGAAATTCTTGAGAGGAGAATTGAAAGCAGAGCCAATACCAAAAGAAAAAGAAGTCTCCAAATTCATGGAAGTTCCAACAGAGTACGTTGTTGAAGTTAATGGAGAGATATTCAATGTTAAAATTGAACCAGTTTGGGGGTCTGAATTAAAAGAAAAAGAAAAGAAGGAAACAATAACTGCTGAAACTGAAGGGGCAGTTTTATCTCCATTTAGAGGAATGATTACAAAGATAAAAGTTAAAGAAGGAGACACAGTTAAAAAAGGAGATGTAATTGCTATATTAGAGGCTATGAAAATGGAGAACCCAATTGAAAGTCCAGTAGATGGTAAAGTTGAGAAGATATTGGTTCATGAAGGACAATCAGTGAATGTTGGAGACGTAATAATGATAATTAAATAA